ACGCATGCGTGCAGGACAAGCTTTAAACTTAGGCTGTTCAACACAGACCAATCAAAAGGAAACCTACAAACGTTACTATTTTGTCGACTGGGAAATATTGAATAGACATAAAAGATCTATCCTTTCCCGTGTCGAAATTCTTGCCGATCAACAATCGTCCCAAAACCTACCATGGATCACAGGGAAGGATCTACATGCTACTTTGCTGGCCATGTCCCAAAATTACTTCCGCGTACGACCAACTTTTGAACCGGGCGTATGGGGTGGACAGTGGATGAAAGAGCACCTTACAGGCATAGATCAGCATGTCAAAAACTATGCGTGGTCCTTCGAAATGATTGTCCCTGAGAATGGCATTTTGCTCGAAGCAGATGGACATACCCTTGAAATTTCATTCGATCAATTGATGTTTCAAGAAAGTGCCAATGTGCTTGGTCATGCCCAGCAACGTTTCGATGTTGAATTCCCGATACGCTTCAATTTTCTGGATACCTTTGATGGCGGCAACCTATCCATTCAATGTCACCCTAGTCCAGCCTATGCAAAAGCAGAATTTGGAGAAAACTTCACACAGGACGAATCATACTATATCGTTGATAGAAAAGAGGACGCACAAGTGTATCTGGGCTTTCAGCAATCCATTGATGCAGACAAATTTCGCTCAGCTTTAGAAGAGAGCTTCCATAGCGGGACAGCCATGGATATCGAGCAATACGTTCAAAAGTTCGAATCCAAGAAACACCAATTGTATTTGATACCACACGGTACCGTACATTCTTCCGGCGTGAATAATCTCGTACTCGAAATCAGTGCAACACCTTACAATTATACCTTTAAAATGTACGACTGGGTACGTCCGGATTTAGATGGGAAACCACGCCCATTAAATATTGATAGAGCATTCGCCAACCTCAATTTTAGCCGAAAAGGTGATGTCGTAAAAAACACGCTACTCGCTCAGCCCACTGAAGTAGCCCTTGATGCGCAATCAACAAGAATACATTTGCCAACGCATGAAGATCATTTCTACGATGTTTTTAGATACGAATTCGATCAGGATGTTGCAATTGAAACACAAGGACAGTGTCACATCATGATGCTTGTGGAGGGGGAGGCAATTGAGCTGACGACAGCAAATGGCATGAAGAAAGTCTTTCATTATGCTGAGACTTTTGCTGTTCCTGCTGCTGCTGGATCCTATACATTGCGTAATTTAGGAAACGATAAGGCAAAGGTTATCCAATCTTTTGTCAAAGAATCCAAATGTTAATCAAACCATTTACTATAAACTAACAGCACAATGAGAACTCTATTTTTTGCGTTATCTTCGTCTCTCCTATTACTGTCCTGCCAAAATGCTGGCGGTAAGGTTTCGACAAACAATTTACAGGACAGCATCCAAAAAGACAGCAGCTTCAATCTTGTCAAAGATATGGCTACGAACGTCATTAAAAGTGGATTCAATGCGGGGGATGGATACAGTGAGGTGTGGATTAGAGATTACAATACATTTATCACCTTAGCGACAAAAGTCCATCCCCATGAACAGATCAAAGATCAATTAGCTTTGTTTTTTAAGCTACAAGGTTCTGATGGTAATATTGCCGATGGTTTTGTCAAAAAATCCAGCTTAAAAAATGGCGTATCGGACTATTATACCATCACTAGTCCCTTAGCTCCTGATTATGCAGCACACAAAAATACAGTTGAAACGGACCAGGAGTCTTCTTTGATCCAAGCGGTACATAAATATATCGTTGCAACGAAAGATAAGGCTTTTCTCGATGAAAAAATTGGAAATGCGACTGTAAAGGATCGCATGGAGCATGCTTTACAATTTTTATTGGACAAACGTTATAATGCTACTTATGGTTTACTTTGGGGCGCAACTACGGTCGATTGGGGTGACGTTCAACCTGAACACGATTGGGGTGTCCACCTCGATGAAAATTCGCATATTGCTTTGGACATCTACGACAATGCAATGTTTTTGATCGCGCTTGACAATTACATGGATCTTTTCCCTGAGAAAAAAGAAAAGTGGGGAAAAATCAGAGCGTCTATAGCAAGTAATACCATGAAACACCTTTGGGATGAAAAGAACCAAAAGTTTATTCCCCATATTTATATCAAAGGCTCTCCTTTTGCGGCTGATTTTGATGAAAATCAAATCTATTATCATGGTGGAACAGCAATTGCTATTGAGGCTAATTTGCTCAGCAAAGAGCAAATAAAAGTTTCATTGGATAAAATGATTAAAAATGTAAAAGATGCTGGTGCAGCAACAATTGGACTTACTGTGTACCCGACTTATCCGGCAGGCTCGTTTAAGAACAAAGGCATGTATCCTTACGGTTATCAAAATGGTGGGGACTGGACTTGGTTTGGTGGTCGTATGATTCAGCAGCTTGTTAAAAATGGCTTTCAACAGGAAGCTTATGCGCAAATACAGCCGATGCTTGCCCGTGTTATCAAAAACAAAGGATTTTATGAATGGTACACAAAAGATAACAAACCAGAGGGCTCTGGAACTTTTAGAGGTGAAGCAGGTGTCCTTTACGATGCCATCGAGTTATTAGAAGGTGCTGGCACGAAATAAAAACAGCTTATCGTGATGTAAAAAGAGCAGCAGGAAATTCCTTGCTGCTCTTTTATTTGAAATCGTCACCTCCGCATTCCTATTCCTATTCCTATTCCTATTCCTATTCCTATTCCTATTCCTATTCCTATTCCTATTCCTATTCCTATTCCTATTCCTATTCCTCCTATCCCACTCTAGCGCATTTTGTATCATTCCCCTTATACATTCGCTTCGTATCTGCTAAGATATCCTGTTTATGTTCCTTAATAACTTTCCCGTCTTACCCAATCGTTAAATTATACAATAATATTTCATTCGGATTGCGGATTTCCAGCGTATAGCCAGCAATTCCAACAACAGCTCAAAACCTGATTGTATCGGTTTCAATAAAAGGCAAACTATAATTACCGGTATCTGCCTTAATCTTAGCGTTCAGCTGCTTTATCGTAGCGACTTCCTGATTTGCGGTTTTATAGAGATAGACGTTTTTTAAACTCGGAAGGTCGTTCAGTTTTGACAGACCTTTTGAGGTAACTTTTGTTCCCGTCAGATTTAAATACGTTAATTTTGACAGACCTTTCAACTGGCTCAATCCGGCATCGGAAATTTCTGTATTTTCCAGATGTAGGCGGGAAAGACTCGGCATTGCAGAAAATGTTGAGAAAGCAAGATCTGTAACAGCTGTATTTCCTAATTTCAGCTGTACAATATTATCCTTAATACTTAATAATTCCTGTAGGTCCTTATCATTAAATTGAGGATAATTAATGGCATTAACCAACACAAAGTTATTATCTTTTGCAACTTGGATGATCTTAATACCCTTAGCCTGCCAAGCATCGATTTTATCTTTTGGCAAAGCTGGCGCTGCAGGTAAATCTGCATATAATACCGATGGAGTGTCTTTTTCCCCTGTTTCCAATTTTTTCAACAAATGAGCGATTTCCTCCGTTTGTGGTATTTCACGCACTTTTTTATCAAAATTGGCTCCTTGATCTATCCACCAGGCAATCAGTCTGATCTGATCAGGAGTTATCGGCGTACGACCTTTAGGTGGCATTCGCTTCTTATGTCCCTCAGGTAATACCAACCTGGCATATAATTCACTCTTTTTCGAATCGCTTGCATGCAGTACTGTGCCATTCTCTCCTCCTTTTAACAAATTCTCTTTTGTATCCAATGCCAGCCCCCCTTCCTGCTTTTTTTTCCCATGGCAGCTTTGACAACGCTGTTTAAGAATAGGTTGAATAATTCCATTATAGGCATCTGCTTCCTGTGCATTTTGAACGATAAGAACCTCCTCTTTGTCTTCTTCCGTTTTAAACAGCTTTTTTAGTGCCACTGGCATAGCTTCGACAAAGTAGCCCTTTCCATGCGTCAATGTTCCACCATAGTGTCCAGTGACCCCAATCATGATTACTACGAGAAAAAAAAGCCAAAAGCGAAATGCAGCAGAAGATTCTTTACGATAGAGAAACCACAATAATAAGCTGCTCAACGCCACGACAATTCCTAACCACTTGTGATAGCTCAGTACATCCTCCTCATAACCTCCATTTCGTGAAAGCAGATAACCCGATAAAGCAGCCACTATGGCGGCTATAGTCCCTAGGAATAAGGAGAGCTTAATAGCAGGCAAATACATAGCTCCGCCTTTAAACTGCGCAATAATTGCCATAACAAAAGCCAACAACAATATGCCGATCGGTAGGTGGACCAAAAGAGGATGAAATCGTCCCGAAAAGCCCAATAATTCATCAAAGAAAACCATCATTCTTTATATCTGTCTTTGAGTAAATGCAACATATAGACATTGATTGACCACTGATCGGCCACCGGTTGTTGTGTAAATGGCAATGTGGGTAAATAACCCGCTGGGCCAAACTCGGTTGTTATGGTTAATAACTTCATCCCATTTTCCTTGTGGTTAGCAACAACTTTATCCCACCAAGCCAAATGTTGTGCAACAATACTCTTCCATTCGGGAGCGGCGGGGTCGTTGACTTGTGGTCCTTCGGGATGCCCAATGCGTGCATGAATGTGCTCAGTTCTAGAAAGTGCCTTTGTTACAGCCTCGGTCTGATCAGAAAGCATTGATTCGTGTACATTGCACCAATGCGAAATATCCAACGCAAGTTGTAACGTCGGAATCTTCTCTAAATATTCTTTTGTTACATGGGCTGCAAAACTAAATCTTCCGCGATGAGTCTCATGATAAACGGGGATATGGTACTTATTTTTAGCTGCATCAGCAAGCTCAATCAATGTTTTGTTCTGTTCAAACGAGTAATAATCTTTACCTGTATGGCAATTAATATAATCGGGTTTCAGCTGTGCTGCTTCATTCAAATTACGCTTAAAACTTTCTTTATATTCCTCATAAGTTCCACCAGATCCCCCTGAAAGTAACCCTAAACTCAATCCATGTTTATGTAATGCATCGATCATCTCTTTGCGCTCTTTGGGACTACCAGGTAACCAAGATTCAACACCATCGTAACCTGCATTTTTCACACGGAGACAGAACGTATCCCAGGAATCATTATTTCCCCAATTGGTGCAATAATATTTAATGTGCAACTGCTGGGCAGTCATGGATAGAAAACTGCTCATAAATAAAATTAATACTAGAATTTGTTTCATTTTTTTAAATTATAGCTTGAATTAGTTCACCCTCCACATCTGTCAATCGGAATGGCCTTCCCTGAAAATCGTATGTAAATTTCTCATGATCAAAACCCAAAAGATGAAGCATGGTCGCATGGACATCGTGTACAGAACTACGCCCTTCTACCCCGGCGAACCCGATATCATCGGTTTGACCGTAACTTATACCATTACGAACTCCTCCACCTGCCATCCAGATGGTATAGGCATCGGTATGATGATCACGTCCCAGGAATGGCATGTCGCTGTTGTCCCTATTTTCTTGCATCGGTGTGCGCCCAAATTCCCCGCCCCACACCACCAGTGTTTCTTCCAGCAAACCACGTTGCTTTAGATCCATAATCAATGCGGTCATAGGTCGATCAATCTCTCGGCATTTATTTCTAAAACCGAGATCAATCGAATCTGCTGGATTAGTACCGTGACTGTCCCAGCCCCAATCAAATAACTGAACGAATCGTACCCCTTGTTCTACGAGTTTCCGAGCCAATAGGCAATTATTGGCGAACGATTCCTTACCAGGCTCTGTTCCGTACAATTCGTGAATATAAGCCGGTTCATTATTGATGTCCATCACTTCAGGTACGGCTACCTGCATTTTATAAGCCATCTCATATTGTGCGATCCGCGACAAGGTTTCGGGGTCTTTAAAGGTATCGTATTCTGTTTTGTTGACGTTATTAATGGCGTCAATCAAATCACGCTTCATATCCCTTCCCATTCCTTCAGGATCGGCAATGTACAATACGGGATCACCCTTTGAACGACATTGAACGCCTTGGTATACCGATGGTAAAAATCCACTTCCCCAGACACTTTTACCAGCATCAGGCGTTTTACCTCCCGATGTTAACACAACAAAACCGGGTAAATTGCTATTTTCAGATCCCAGACCATAAGTTACCCATGAACCAATGCTAGGGCGACCGAGACGGGCACTTCCTGTATGCATAAACAATTGGGCCGGGCCGTGATTGAACTGATCGGTATGCACAGCCTTCAGAAAACTCACTTCATCAACGACTTTACTAAAATGAGGCAAATGATCTGATACCCAAGCCCCACTTGCTCCATACTGTTTAAAAGTAGCCTGTGGTCCCAGCATTTTTGGAATCCCACGAATAAAAGCAAATTTCTTTCCTGCAAGCAAGGACTCCGGACAAGGTTGATTATGTAATTTCTGCAAGGCAGGCTTGTAATCAAATAACTCCAATTGTGATGGAGCGCCAGCCATATGCAGGTAAATGACATTTTTAGCCTTACCTGGGAAATGAGGTGGCTTGGGCACAAGTGGATTGAGTGCATTCAGATCCAACTTTTCTGCTGATTTTGACTGTCCCCATCCATTACAACTCGTTAACAAACTCCCCAAAGCAATACCGCCGATACCGGCCACACAATCTTTTAGAAAATGTCTTCTGGTGACAGCCTGCAATTCAAATTGTTGAGCTTCTTTTATTAGCTTATTTAGGTCTTTCATCTGACTATCATTACGTATGAACGGGCTGTGTCTCTAAAATTTTAGTGCGCAGCTTTAGCTCATTTCGGTTTATATTCTTACTATTTTATAGGTCTAACCTTCTCAATAAAAGACTTCGTTTTCATACGATAGTCCTTATTCAGAAGTTTCGGTCCATATTTATCATTTCAATATTTATGATTTCGTTAAAAATTCGTCCAAATTCAACACTGCATTCGCAACAAGCATGTAGGCAGCTTTTGAAGTCAGGACCTTTACATTGCTTTTTGCTAAATCTTCATTCAAAAATTTTGCTGCCGAATCAGGCTTTTTGCTGAAATCAACCAATGCCTTTTGATAAAGATGTTCCAGCTCTTTGAGTTTCTTTTCATCGGCATCCTTCAACATGGCACGTCTATAACCGACACGAATACCATTTCTAAGGTTTCCATTTCCCTCTTTCTCCATAATAGCCCCCAGATGTTTAGCCGCTTCGAGATAAACAGGATCATTTAATGTGGCAAGCGCTTGCAGCGGTGTATTGGTGCGAATACGGTCGACCAAACAAACCTCCCTACTAGAAGCATCAAAAGAAACAAAAGACGGATAAGGACTCGTACGCTTTAAAAACGTATAGATGCCCCTTCGGTATTGATCTTCTCCAGCACTTTTCACCCAGGACTCACCGCTATATACAGTCATCCATACCCCATCAGGTTGGTAGGGCATTACACTTGGTCCATACATTTTGTTGCTGAGCAATCCACTTACAGCTAAAGCTTGGTCACGAATCTGCTCGGCAGATAATCTAAACCGAGGTCCCCTTGCCAAATAATAATTCTGTGGATCCTTCTCAAAACTGGAATTGTTCAAGCTAGAGGACTGCTTATACGTTCCGGATAAGACAATCTCGCGGATCAGTTTTTTAACGCTCCACTTTTTGGTATTCATCAGATCTAGGGCAAGGTAATCCAATAACTCTCGGTGAATTGGCGGGATACTCTGAGTGCCCATATCTCCCAATGGTTCAACTAGGCCCCGGCCAAATAGCTGTGCCCATACGCGATTAACTAAGGTTCGTGCTGTCAAGGGGTTTTCCTTACTGACAATCCACTGCGCAAACCCCAGACGGTTGCGCGGAGCGCCTTTCGGGAAACTATTCAGTGAAGCCGGAACTGTAGGCTGTACTTCCGCCCCCAGAGACAGACGGTTACCACGTATAAATACATTTGTTTTACGATGCATGTCTTTGGGATTTTCAATCATGATTGGCACACCTTCGGGTTGCATGTTGACCAACTGGAGAAAAGTCTTTTGAAAATTCATATTATCCAGTGACTTTTCATGTGGAAAGTTCTCACGAAATGCAAACCATTCAATCATGCAGATCGGCTGCCCATGCGCCACAGATGGATTTTTGAAAACCAGATATAAGTCATGTACACCGCGAGTCGGGAGTATGGGAGACTGAATAACCTGTCTTCCATTTGTACTCGGCAAATCAATAACGGCGAGAATTGGTCCTGTAGGTTTATCCACGTGAATTTCTAATTTTCCACCTACCGCGCCTGTCCAGAAATTCATAAAAAATTGCTGTTTATTATCCAAGTTTATTGCCCTTAACCGAGCCGATCCTCCAGTTCTAACCCCCAACCATTTCGTATCATAAAGCGCACCATCTACTATTTGATCGCTGTAATGCGCATGTATTTTGGGTTCAAGAGTGTGAAGGAATAGATCTGTTGATTTTACCAAGCTTGCATTTCCTGTCGTCGACAACCACCTTTTTATACTGTCAATTCGCTTTTCATCTTGTGCCGTATAAAAACGAAGTTTAGGATGGTCACCTTGGGTGTCTTCATCTCTGGTGTTGTTAAAAAAAGCTAACGATTTATAATACTCTTCAAATTTAAAGGGATCATAAGTATGACTATGGCATTGCACGCATTCGAAGGTTGTACTCAACCATACTTGATAGGTTGTATTTAAGCGATCCAAAACCGCAGCCATCCTAAATTCCTCACTATCGGTCCCCCCTTCATCATTATTCATGGTATTGCGATGGAAGGCGGTTGCGATAAGTTGATCCTTGGTTGGCTCCGGGAGCAAATCCCCAGCGAGCTGTTCAATCGTAAATTCATCATAAGGCATATCCTTGTTCAGGGCCTTAATGACCCAATCCCGATAGGACCATATCGTGCGCGAACCATCCTTCTCGTAACCCTTCGTATCTGCATATCGCGCCATATCCAACCACCAACTCGCCCACTTTTCGCCATATTTCTGCGACGCTAACAAACTATCTACACGCAAGGTATAAGCATCATCACGCTGATCTGCTTCAAAGGCTTGAATTTCTGCCAACGTGGGTGGAATACCAATCAGATCTAAATACACTCTCCGTAGCAACAGTGCTTTATCGGCCTCATCAGCAAAGGATAATTTCTTCTCTTTCATTTTATCCAAAACAAAAAAATCAATCGTATTATTCACCCCTTTAGGTTTGACACCAAATATACCGAGCAATGAAAAAGGTTTAGGTACCTCAGTCTCCTTGGGCGTTGTATATGCCCAATGCTCTCCCCATTTGGCACCTTCATCGATCCATCTTTTGAGTATATCAATTTCATCATCGTTCAGTTTAGGGGCATTGTAAGGCATACGCAATTCAGGGTCATCGGAAATCAGTCTCTTTACCAGTTCACTATGTTCGCCATCGCCACGAATAATTGCTGGTTTGCCAGACTCGGCTTTGGCGAAGGCCTCATTTTCAAAAAGAAAACTTAGTCCGCCATTTTTTTTAACCCCACCATGGCATGTGATACAATGTCTATTCAATATCGGTTTAACATCAGCGCTAAAATCAATTGGCTCTTTCTTTCCAAAGGTCAAAATGCTCGTACCAATAAGCACAAGCGCCAATAATGTTAGCACCACAATCTTTTTTCTCATAGCATTGGGATATATCTACTCTATAATATTTTAGGTTTATGCACTACAACGAAATAAATAATGATTGTTTTTTTCGTTAAGTGGAGCCGAAACTATCCGATAAATGTGCTAGTTTCGAGTAGGATAAAATTAGATAACAACACTGGATTATACTAAAACTGGATTAACAGAAACATAAACAATATTACCCTTTGCTCTTGCAAGATTTTCTGGATACTATATTCCCACTTGCTCAAAAGATTGATTTAAAACAGCATGATGTACTTTTTTCGGTTAAACTGCAGACCCTAAAAACGGTACTTTTATACCATATTCTTTTGTCTCAAAAAGTATAACAATTTCGATACGAACTCACTTTTTTGATTTCATACACTGTATACATCTCAATTAAATTTGCTTAAACGTGATTCCAGGATCAGGGCCATCGCTTTGCTAAAATAGTATGCAAAAAAGTAACAATAGTGTCAGTACCTCCCCATCCAGAGTTTTAAATTTACAAGCTAACCCTTTCAATTATGAAATATCTTTATTTAATACTATGCTGTTCGTTTACCCTGTTCTCTTTCGGGCAACCAACACCTGACAACAACCTCCATTTCGATCACTTGGCTTCGCGATGGGATGAAGCCATTCCCTTGGGAAATGGTCAATTGGGTGCACTGATCTGGAAAAAAGACAATACGATTCGATTTTCACTTGATCGCGCAGATCTATGGGACGAAAGAAAGGCCTTTGCAATAGAAAACCACAATTTCAATTGGGTCCAACAACAAATAAAAAACAACAGCTACGGCATTGTACAACAGTGGGGAGACGCTCCTTATGACAGATCCCCCTATCCCACCAAGCTTCCAGCAGCGTCGCTGTTTTTTGACTTGGCGAAATTTGGCACTGTCGTTTCAAACGTACTTGATCTGGAACAGGCCACCAATATTCTTAGATTTAAAGATGGTAGGATATTAAAAACCTTCATACATGCCTATAAACCATTTGGCTATTTTGAAATCACAGGAAACAATGTTAGTGACCTTTTACCTCAATTAATTCCACATCAATATGAAAATAACGCAAACAAAGACGAAAACAAAAGCGTTGTCGAAGGTCAAGATTTAGCAAGATTAGGGTATAAGCAAGGAAATATAATCCGCACCAGCAACTATGAAGTGCTGCACCAAAAAACGTATGATGATCATTTTTTTGAAGTTGTATTGAGGTGGGAAAAAATATCAGCTAAAAAGCTGATTGGTTATTGGACAATCGTCAATGATCAAAAGGCAAGCCCTTCTGCACTTTCTCTCAAAAAATACACCGAAGAAAAAGCAAGCCATTTGCAGTGGTGGTCAAACTATTGGTCCAAATCAAGTATAACCATTCCTGATAAAAATCTCGAAAAACAATATTATCTTGATATGTATAAACTCGGTGCTGTCGCAAGAGAAGGTGCTCCAGCAATTACGCTTCAGGCCGTGTGGACGGCGGATAATGGTGGTCTTCCTCCTTGGAAAGGCGACTTTCACAATGACCTTAATACACAATTAAGCTACTGGCCAGCCTATTCGGGAAATAGATTGGCCGAAGCCAAAAGCTATACGGATTGGCTCTGGAAGATCCGCAAAAAAAACAAGGACTTTACAAAGCAATATTTTGGTGTCGATGGGCTGAATGTACCCGGTGTCCTCACGTTAAATGGAGACCCTATGGGTGGATGGATTCAGTATTCTCTTTCTCCTACTATTGGTGCATGGGCGGCCCAGCATTTTTATTGGCAATGGAAATATAGCATGGATAAAACCTTTCTAAAAGAACAAGCCTATCCCTATATCATGGAATCTG
The Sphingobacterium multivorum genome window above contains:
- a CDS encoding DUF1501 domain-containing protein; protein product: MKDLNKLIKEAQQFELQAVTRRHFLKDCVAGIGGIALGSLLTSCNGWGQSKSAEKLDLNALNPLVPKPPHFPGKAKNVIYLHMAGAPSQLELFDYKPALQKLHNQPCPESLLAGKKFAFIRGIPKMLGPQATFKQYGASGAWVSDHLPHFSKVVDEVSFLKAVHTDQFNHGPAQLFMHTGSARLGRPSIGSWVTYGLGSENSNLPGFVVLTSGGKTPDAGKSVWGSGFLPSVYQGVQCRSKGDPVLYIADPEGMGRDMKRDLIDAINNVNKTEYDTFKDPETLSRIAQYEMAYKMQVAVPEVMDINNEPAYIHELYGTEPGKESFANNCLLARKLVEQGVRFVQLFDWGWDSHGTNPADSIDLGFRNKCREIDRPMTALIMDLKQRGLLEETLVVWGGEFGRTPMQENRDNSDMPFLGRDHHTDAYTIWMAGGGVRNGISYGQTDDIGFAGVEGRSSVHDVHATMLHLLGFDHEKFTYDFQGRPFRLTDVEGELIQAII
- a CDS encoding c-type cytochrome domain-containing protein; the protein is MMVFFDELLGFSGRFHPLLVHLPIGILLLAFVMAIIAQFKGGAMYLPAIKLSLFLGTIAAIVAALSGYLLSRNGGYEEDVLSYHKWLGIVVALSSLLLWFLYRKESSAAFRFWLFFLVVIMIGVTGHYGGTLTHGKGYFVEAMPVALKKLFKTEEDKEEVLIVQNAQEADAYNGIIQPILKQRCQSCHGKKKQEGGLALDTKENLLKGGENGTVLHASDSKKSELYARLVLPEGHKKRMPPKGRTPITPDQIRLIAWWIDQGANFDKKVREIPQTEEIAHLLKKLETGEKDTPSVLYADLPAAPALPKDKIDAWQAKGIKIIQVAKDNNFVLVNAINYPQFNDKDLQELLSIKDNIVQLKLGNTAVTDLAFSTFSAMPSLSRLHLENTEISDAGLSQLKGLSKLTYLNLTGTKVTSKGLSKLNDLPSLKNVYLYKTANQEVATIKQLNAKIKADTGNYSLPFIETDTIRF
- a CDS encoding sugar phosphate isomerase/epimerase family protein, whose amino-acid sequence is MKQILVLILFMSSFLSMTAQQLHIKYYCTNWGNNDSWDTFCLRVKNAGYDGVESWLPGSPKERKEMIDALHKHGLSLGLLSGGSGGTYEEYKESFKRNLNEAAQLKPDYINCHTGKDYYSFEQNKTLIELADAAKNKYHIPVYHETHRGRFSFAAHVTKEYLEKIPTLQLALDISHWCNVHESMLSDQTEAVTKALSRTEHIHARIGHPEGPQVNDPAAPEWKSIVAQHLAWWDKVVANHKENGMKLLTITTEFGPAGYLPTLPFTQQPVADQWSINVYMLHLLKDRYKE
- a CDS encoding class I mannose-6-phosphate isomerase, translating into MYSNTQTKPFQYEITPTFPVQGTLSNSYTDLVAHLITHNIHSIDGFVGVDWATIILRLKQEFEKQGVTPRFIAMDSALKTESAIQELVAPYLGGDDPLFGKKAGIQLIEYFDTQKLTGFQTIRANAESIQAEYTIFYGPGASLVDTSSQLMFIDLPKNVLIQRMRAGQALNLGCSTQTNQKETYKRYYFVDWEILNRHKRSILSRVEILADQQSSQNLPWITGKDLHATLLAMSQNYFRVRPTFEPGVWGGQWMKEHLTGIDQHVKNYAWSFEMIVPENGILLEADGHTLEISFDQLMFQESANVLGHAQQRFDVEFPIRFNFLDTFDGGNLSIQCHPSPAYAKAEFGENFTQDESYYIVDRKEDAQVYLGFQQSIDADKFRSALEESFHSGTAMDIEQYVQKFESKKHQLYLIPHGTVHSSGVNNLVLEISATPYNYTFKMYDWVRPDLDGKPRPLNIDRAFANLNFSRKGDVVKNTLLAQPTEVALDAQSTRIHLPTHEDHFYDVFRYEFDQDVAIETQGQCHIMMLVEGEAIELTTANGMKKVFHYAETFAVPAAAGSYTLRNLGNDKAKVIQSFVKESKC
- a CDS encoding DUF1553 domain-containing protein; translation: MRKKIVVLTLLALVLIGTSILTFGKKEPIDFSADVKPILNRHCITCHGGVKKNGGLSFLFENEAFAKAESGKPAIIRGDGEHSELVKRLISDDPELRMPYNAPKLNDDEIDILKRWIDEGAKWGEHWAYTTPKETEVPKPFSLLGIFGVKPKGVNNTIDFFVLDKMKEKKLSFADEADKALLLRRVYLDLIGIPPTLAEIQAFEADQRDDAYTLRVDSLLASQKYGEKWASWWLDMARYADTKGYEKDGSRTIWSYRDWVIKALNKDMPYDEFTIEQLAGDLLPEPTKDQLIATAFHRNTMNNDEGGTDSEEFRMAAVLDRLNTTYQVWLSTTFECVQCHSHTYDPFKFEEYYKSLAFFNNTRDEDTQGDHPKLRFYTAQDEKRIDSIKRWLSTTGNASLVKSTDLFLHTLEPKIHAHYSDQIVDGALYDTKWLGVRTGGSARLRAINLDNKQQFFMNFWTGAVGGKLEIHVDKPTGPILAVIDLPSTNGRQVIQSPILPTRGVHDLYLVFKNPSVAHGQPICMIEWFAFRENFPHEKSLDNMNFQKTFLQLVNMQPEGVPIMIENPKDMHRKTNVFIRGNRLSLGAEVQPTVPASLNSFPKGAPRNRLGFAQWIVSKENPLTARTLVNRVWAQLFGRGLVEPLGDMGTQSIPPIHRELLDYLALDLMNTKKWSVKKLIREIVLSGTYKQSSSLNNSSFEKDPQNYYLARGPRFRLSAEQIRDQALAVSGLLSNKMYGPSVMPYQPDGVWMTVYSGESWVKSAGEDQYRRGIYTFLKRTSPYPSFVSFDASSREVCLVDRIRTNTPLQALATLNDPVYLEAAKHLGAIMEKEGNGNLRNGIRVGYRRAMLKDADEKKLKELEHLYQKALVDFSKKPDSAAKFLNEDLAKSNVKVLTSKAAYMLVANAVLNLDEFLTKS
- a CDS encoding glycosyl hydrolase family 95 catalytic domain-containing protein is translated as MKYLYLILCCSFTLFSFGQPTPDNNLHFDHLASRWDEAIPLGNGQLGALIWKKDNTIRFSLDRADLWDERKAFAIENHNFNWVQQQIKNNSYGIVQQWGDAPYDRSPYPTKLPAASLFFDLAKFGTVVSNVLDLEQATNILRFKDGRILKTFIHAYKPFGYFEITGNNVSDLLPQLIPHQYENNANKDENKSVVEGQDLARLGYKQGNIIRTSNYEVLHQKTYDDHFFEVVLRWEKISAKKLIGYWTIVNDQKASPSALSLKKYTEEKASHLQWWSNYWSKSSITIPDKNLEKQYYLDMYKLGAVAREGAPAITLQAVWTADNGGLPPWKGDFHNDLNTQLSYWPAYSGNRLAEAKSYTDWLWKIRKKNKDFTKQYFGVDGLNVPGVLTLNGDPMGGWIQYSLSPTIGAWAAQHFYWQWKYSMDKTFLKEQAYPYIMESATYLKNITTLKNERRYLPLSSSPEYNDNSVSAWFDNWTNFDLSLAHFLFQAATEVSTAMGKPQEAENWLKCKAQLPHYAADETGLQVAVNLPMKHSHRHMSPYMAIYPLDLLDINNPQEKELIESSLNHIEKLGTRAWVGYSFAWMACLHARAKQGKEAVTNLRKFAQNFCSSNSFHLNGDQKGGQYSDFTYRPFTLEGNFAFAQGIHELLIQSKNNYVEVFPALPAEWATASFKNLRTMGGFIVSAEKKEDKIVLLKITATEDGSFRIFEPKALMHISTRKLIQRDNTIQYVKLKKGQTVNLCSL